The Cohnella abietis genome has a segment encoding these proteins:
- a CDS encoding type II CAAX endopeptidase family protein → MKTNFSNTPVTSSDGEKERIRFARRGLFVFFAMLIPLSILGYVLALKSEIFVLLLMWAPGLSSIFSRLLLREGKADLSLKVGGRQTLKKLPFILLFPVFIGLIAYGTAWVTGLVQYVTPDSFIKGSPAVVFMGLLLMQMVVGTIVGLIGGIGEELGWRGYMLTRLIDARVPYPILTSGVIWGVWHLPVMIAGAYYSGPYPVLSIILFMISITSFGFIIGRLRLTTGSVWPAVFLHASWNAIIQDVFDASSGGKNVLLWTGESGIIVALTLLAAAWFFSKSRAG, encoded by the coding sequence ATGAAGACAAACTTTAGCAACACACCTGTCACAAGCTCAGACGGGGAGAAGGAGCGTATTCGTTTCGCTAGGCGGGGACTTTTCGTTTTCTTCGCAATGCTCATTCCTCTTTCTATACTCGGGTACGTGCTGGCATTGAAATCCGAAATCTTTGTTCTACTCCTAATGTGGGCACCTGGCCTGTCCTCCATCTTCAGCCGCCTGCTGCTGCGTGAAGGCAAAGCGGATTTATCCCTGAAGGTGGGGGGAAGGCAAACACTGAAGAAATTGCCTTTTATATTGCTGTTTCCTGTATTCATTGGCCTTATTGCCTACGGAACTGCCTGGGTTACGGGGCTTGTACAATACGTCACACCGGATTCGTTCATTAAGGGATCACCTGCGGTTGTATTTATGGGACTTTTACTCATGCAAATGGTTGTCGGCACAATTGTAGGTCTGATCGGCGGTATTGGTGAGGAACTCGGATGGCGAGGCTATATGCTTACTCGGCTTATCGATGCCCGTGTTCCTTACCCGATTCTAACTAGCGGGGTCATCTGGGGGGTATGGCATCTTCCCGTAATGATTGCCGGGGCTTATTATTCAGGTCCTTACCCTGTTCTCTCTATTATTTTATTTATGATTTCGATTACCTCCTTCGGCTTCATTATAGGGCGTCTACGGCTAACAACTGGCAGTGTATGGCCAGCGGTTTTCTTGCATGCGTCATGGAATGCAATCATTCAGGACGTTTTCGATGCATCCTCCGGTGGTAAGAATGTGCTGCTGTGGACGGGAGAGTCCGGAATTATAGTAGCTCTTACCTTACTGGCTGCGGCATGGTTTTTTTCGAAGAGCAGGGCAGGATAA
- a CDS encoding ABC transporter substrate-binding protein has product MKNYLSSFVLLLCIVLLCACGSQAQSNTIASTEKGSNSANETETVTKKYTDFTGREVTIPANPQRVVVAAGSGAIIDLQELGFEPVGYPHRYFQKSSILKPIHDHLSKQAPDIGMPTNLETVLSLSPDLIILGYETQADEYNMLSKIAHVANFDEYLPLKDRLTAISKVVGKEKEAQSIINDLEEKTEKMFKSLREQGKIADNETAAVVVYYWNKEMYLMKNFALFDLINHPLGYKMSEKVASLNPTTSLPYIQITEEEMHSSLIADNLFILYDNNVEAKEGFKQLRESSLFQNLEPVKNGKVHYIPLEYNDSDVVTTRKLIETFPKILETEMFK; this is encoded by the coding sequence ATGAAAAACTATTTATCGTCCTTTGTTTTATTACTATGCATCGTCCTGCTTTGTGCTTGTGGGTCTCAGGCACAGAGCAATACAATAGCATCTACTGAGAAAGGTTCAAACTCTGCCAATGAAACTGAAACAGTGACGAAAAAGTACACTGATTTTACAGGTCGCGAGGTTACAATCCCTGCAAATCCACAAAGAGTTGTTGTTGCTGCAGGCTCAGGGGCTATCATTGATTTGCAGGAATTAGGCTTTGAACCAGTAGGTTATCCTCATCGCTATTTTCAAAAGTCCTCAATCTTAAAGCCAATCCATGATCATTTAAGCAAGCAGGCGCCAGATATCGGAATGCCCACCAACCTTGAAACGGTTCTGAGCTTATCCCCTGATTTGATAATTCTGGGTTATGAGACGCAAGCTGACGAATACAATATGTTGAGCAAAATCGCACATGTCGCTAACTTTGATGAGTACTTGCCCCTCAAGGATCGCCTTACGGCGATTAGTAAAGTGGTCGGCAAGGAAAAAGAGGCCCAAAGCATCATTAATGATCTTGAGGAAAAAACGGAGAAGATGTTTAAATCGTTGCGAGAGCAGGGAAAAATTGCAGATAATGAGACTGCCGCTGTCGTCGTGTACTACTGGAACAAAGAAATGTATCTTATGAAAAATTTTGCTTTGTTCGATCTTATTAATCACCCTCTTGGCTACAAAATGTCTGAGAAAGTAGCTTCACTAAATCCGACAACCAGCCTTCCGTATATTCAAATAACTGAGGAAGAGATGCATAGTTCCTTGATTGCAGACAACCTGTTTATTCTTTACGACAACAACGTTGAAGCCAAGGAAGGCTTTAAGCAGTTACGGGAAAGCAGTTTGTTTCAAAACCTGGAGCCTGTCAAAAATGGAAAAGTCCATTATATTCCTCTTGAATACAATGATAGTGACGTAGTTACTACTCGAAAGCTGATTGAGACTTTCCCCAAAATATTAGAAACTGAAATGTTCAAATAA
- a CDS encoding GNAT family N-acetyltransferase — translation MIIKVASESDYADLRHIYLESRRKSFHWANKEEMALEDFDKHTVDEHILLAEEDSRILGFASVYLPEDFIHHLFVHPDFAGKGVGGQLLKASIEKMNKPIKLKCVSENHKAMKFYENNGWKKVVEEGKSEERYWVMVYE, via the coding sequence ATGATTATTAAAGTAGCAAGTGAATCAGACTACGCTGATTTAAGACATATCTATCTAGAATCTCGCCGTAAAAGTTTTCATTGGGCCAATAAAGAAGAGATGGCTTTAGAAGACTTTGATAAGCATACTGTAGATGAGCATATCCTTTTAGCAGAGGAAGATTCTCGTATCCTTGGATTTGCTTCTGTATATTTGCCTGAGGATTTTATTCATCATTTATTCGTTCATCCTGATTTCGCAGGTAAGGGTGTTGGTGGTCAATTGCTTAAAGCCTCCATAGAAAAAATGAATAAGCCAATTAAATTGAAATGTGTATCCGAAAATCATAAAGCAATGAAGTTTTACGAGAATAATGGTTGGAAGAAAGTTGTTGAAGAAGGTAAGTCAGAGGAAAGATATTGGGTTATGGTATATGAATAA